In Pseudonocardia sp. C8, one genomic interval encodes:
- a CDS encoding phosphoenolpyruvate carboxykinase (GTP), protein MTAATVPGTDRAPTTNQGVVAWVQEIADLAAPDRVVWCDGSEEEWTRLTDQLVDAGTLTRLDPDKKPNSFHAASDPDDVARVEERTFICTETERGAGPTNNWMAPAEMKQTMTELYRGSMRGRTMYVVPFCMGPTDSDDPMLGVEITDSEYVVISMKIMTRMGSRVVPLLDAAGDRWVKALHSIGAPLEPGQADVPWPCNETKYISHFPETREIWSFGSGYGGNALLGKKCYALRIASAIAHDEGWLAEHMLILKLISPEDKAYYVAAAFPSACGKTNLAMLQPTIPGWRAETVGDDIAWMRFGKDGRLYAINPEFGFFGVAPGTNWKTNPNAMRTIEQGNSLFTNVALTDDGDVWWEGLEGEPAHLTDWKGNDWTPESGVNAAHPNSRYTTPIAQCPVVAPEWDDPNGVPISAILFGGRRKTTIPLVTEARDWQHGTFMGATMSSEKTAAAAGKVGEVRRDPMAMLPFLGYNVGDYFAHWVNVGKSADAGKLPKIFYVNWFRRGDDGRFLWPGFGENSRVLKWCIERMEGKAAAVETPIGFVPTADQIDLEGVDADPADVAAALAVDVEEWKAEIPLIEEWFTTIGDNLPSSVRDEFEALKQRLGA, encoded by the coding sequence CACCGACCACGAACCAGGGCGTCGTGGCCTGGGTTCAGGAGATCGCCGATCTGGCCGCCCCGGACCGCGTCGTGTGGTGCGACGGGTCGGAGGAGGAGTGGACCCGGCTGACCGACCAGCTGGTCGACGCCGGCACGCTCACGCGGCTGGACCCGGACAAGAAGCCCAACTCGTTCCACGCCGCCTCCGACCCGGACGACGTGGCGCGGGTCGAGGAGCGCACCTTCATCTGCACCGAGACCGAGCGCGGCGCCGGGCCGACCAACAACTGGATGGCCCCGGCCGAGATGAAGCAGACCATGACCGAGCTGTACCGCGGCTCGATGAGGGGCCGGACCATGTACGTGGTCCCGTTCTGCATGGGCCCGACCGACTCGGACGACCCGATGCTCGGTGTCGAGATCACCGACTCGGAGTACGTCGTGATCTCCATGAAGATCATGACCCGGATGGGCTCGCGCGTCGTCCCGCTGCTCGACGCCGCCGGTGACCGCTGGGTGAAGGCGCTGCACTCGATCGGTGCCCCGCTCGAGCCCGGCCAGGCCGACGTGCCGTGGCCGTGCAACGAGACCAAATACATCAGCCACTTCCCGGAGACCCGGGAGATCTGGAGCTTCGGCTCCGGCTACGGCGGCAACGCCCTGCTCGGCAAGAAGTGCTACGCCCTGCGGATCGCCTCGGCCATCGCCCACGACGAGGGCTGGCTCGCCGAGCACATGCTGATCCTCAAGCTCATCAGCCCGGAGGACAAGGCGTACTACGTGGCCGCCGCGTTCCCGAGCGCCTGCGGCAAGACCAACCTCGCCATGCTGCAGCCGACCATCCCGGGCTGGCGCGCCGAGACCGTCGGCGACGACATCGCGTGGATGCGGTTCGGCAAGGACGGCCGGCTCTACGCGATCAACCCCGAGTTCGGCTTCTTCGGTGTCGCGCCGGGCACCAACTGGAAGACCAACCCGAACGCGATGCGCACCATCGAGCAGGGCAACTCGCTGTTCACCAACGTGGCGCTGACCGACGACGGCGACGTCTGGTGGGAGGGCCTCGAGGGCGAGCCGGCCCACCTGACCGACTGGAAGGGCAACGACTGGACCCCCGAGTCCGGCGTGAACGCCGCCCACCCGAACTCCCGCTACACCACGCCGATCGCGCAGTGCCCGGTCGTCGCGCCGGAGTGGGACGACCCGAACGGCGTCCCGATCTCGGCGATCCTGTTCGGTGGCCGCCGCAAGACCACCATCCCGCTGGTCACCGAGGCCCGCGACTGGCAGCACGGCACGTTCATGGGCGCGACCATGTCCTCGGAGAAGACCGCGGCCGCGGCCGGCAAGGTCGGCGAGGTGCGCCGGGACCCGATGGCGATGCTGCCGTTCCTCGGCTACAACGTCGGCGACTACTTCGCGCACTGGGTGAACGTCGGCAAGAGCGCCGACGCCGGCAAGCTGCCGAAGATCTTCTACGTGAACTGGTTCCGCCGGGGCGACGACGGCCGGTTCCTGTGGCCGGGCTTCGGCGAGAACAGCCGGGTCCTGAAGTGGTGCATCGAGCGGATGGAGGGCAAGGCGGCCGCCGTCGAGACCCCGATCGGCTTCGTGCCCACCGCGGACCAGATCGACCTCGAGGGCGTCGACGCCGACCCGGCCGACGTCGCGGCGGCGCTGGCCGTCGACGTCGAGGAGTGGAAGGCCGAGATCCCGCTGATCGAGGAGTGGTTCACCACGATCGGCGACAACCTGCCGAGCTCGGTCCGCGACGAGTTCGAGGCCCTCAAGCAGCGTCTCGGCGCCTGA
- a CDS encoding carbon starvation CstA family protein, translating into MVTTERPKEPEGRGGGPTARRRDPKQIALWAAVAVLGAVAWGIVAFTRGEQISAAWLVFAAVASYAIAYRFYSRFIAYRALLVDDTRATPAERLDDGQDYQPTDRRVLFGHHFAAIAGAGPLVGPVLAAQMGYLPGTIWIIVGVIVAGAVQDMVTLFFSTRRGGRSLGQMAREEIGPVGGVAAIIAVLAIMIILLAVLALVVVQALADSPWGTFSLAMTIPIALFMGFYLRYIRPGKIIEGSAIGVALLLLAIVAGGWVQNSSWGEVFHLSANQLTLALVIYGFAASVLPVWMLLAPRDYLSSFMKIGVIVLLAASILLAWPTLQMAPLTRFAFDGLGPVAAGSLFPFVFITIACGALSGFHALVSSGTTPKLIQKESQVRVIGYGAMLMESFVAVMAMAAACILDPGLYFAMNMPSTVLGPTVESASAAVQQIGFTISPADLTAAAAAVEEQSLVGRSGGAPTLAVGLSTVFSEIFGGEAMRAFWYHFAIMFEALFILTTVDAGTRVGRFMLQDTVGNMWPRFKDTSWRPAAWTASAVIVGAWGYLLYAGVNDPLGGIYQLFPLFGIANQLLAAVALAVCTTLLIKTGRARYAWITLVPLAFDAAVTLTASYQKIFSDNPKLGFWAQRTQYQEALDAGKTSLGTAKSVEDMQQVVFNTTLDTALTALFAILIVIVLLDSIRVWVAALRGRPLGGGSEDPYVESRLWAPSGLIPTKEERAKQRELAGSGTSG; encoded by the coding sequence ATGGTCACGACGGAGCGGCCGAAGGAACCCGAGGGACGCGGCGGAGGCCCGACCGCCCGCCGCCGGGACCCGAAACAGATCGCGCTCTGGGCCGCGGTCGCGGTGCTCGGCGCGGTGGCCTGGGGGATCGTCGCGTTCACCCGCGGCGAGCAGATCTCGGCGGCCTGGCTGGTGTTCGCCGCCGTCGCGTCGTACGCGATCGCCTACCGGTTCTACTCCCGCTTCATCGCCTACCGGGCCCTGCTGGTCGACGACACCCGGGCCACCCCGGCCGAGCGGCTCGACGACGGGCAGGACTACCAGCCGACCGACCGCCGGGTGCTGTTCGGGCACCACTTCGCCGCCATCGCCGGTGCGGGACCGCTCGTCGGTCCGGTGCTCGCCGCGCAGATGGGCTACCTGCCCGGGACGATCTGGATCATCGTCGGCGTGATCGTCGCCGGCGCGGTCCAGGACATGGTCACGCTGTTCTTCTCCACCCGCCGCGGCGGGCGCAGCCTCGGCCAGATGGCCCGCGAGGAGATCGGACCGGTCGGCGGCGTCGCGGCCATCATCGCCGTGCTGGCGATCATGATCATCCTGCTGGCGGTGCTGGCGCTGGTCGTGGTCCAGGCGCTCGCCGACTCGCCGTGGGGCACGTTCTCGCTCGCGATGACGATCCCGATCGCGCTGTTCATGGGCTTCTACCTGCGCTACATCCGGCCAGGGAAGATCATCGAGGGCTCGGCGATCGGTGTCGCGCTGCTGCTGCTCGCGATCGTCGCCGGTGGCTGGGTGCAGAACTCGTCCTGGGGCGAGGTGTTCCACCTGAGCGCGAACCAGCTGACGCTGGCGCTGGTGATCTACGGCTTCGCCGCCTCGGTGCTGCCGGTGTGGATGCTGCTGGCCCCGCGCGACTACCTGTCGTCGTTCATGAAGATCGGCGTGATCGTGCTGCTGGCCGCGTCGATCCTGCTGGCCTGGCCGACGCTGCAGATGGCGCCGCTGACCCGGTTCGCCTTCGACGGGCTCGGCCCGGTCGCGGCGGGCTCGCTGTTCCCGTTCGTGTTCATCACGATCGCCTGCGGTGCGCTGTCCGGCTTCCACGCCCTCGTCTCCTCGGGCACCACCCCGAAGCTGATCCAGAAGGAGTCGCAGGTCCGGGTGATCGGCTACGGCGCCATGCTCATGGAGTCGTTCGTGGCGGTCATGGCCATGGCCGCGGCCTGCATCCTGGACCCGGGCCTGTACTTCGCGATGAACATGCCGAGCACGGTGCTCGGCCCGACCGTCGAGTCGGCGTCGGCGGCCGTCCAGCAGATCGGGTTCACGATCTCCCCGGCCGACCTCACCGCCGCTGCGGCCGCGGTCGAGGAGCAGAGCCTGGTCGGCCGCTCCGGCGGCGCCCCCACCCTGGCCGTGGGGCTGTCGACGGTGTTCTCCGAGATCTTCGGCGGCGAGGCGATGCGGGCCTTCTGGTACCACTTCGCGATCATGTTCGAGGCGCTGTTCATCCTCACCACGGTGGACGCCGGCACCCGGGTCGGGCGCTTCATGCTGCAGGACACCGTCGGCAACATGTGGCCCCGCTTCAAGGACACGAGCTGGCGCCCGGCCGCCTGGACGGCCAGCGCCGTCATCGTCGGGGCCTGGGGCTACCTGCTCTACGCCGGCGTGAACGACCCGCTGGGCGGCATCTACCAGCTCTTCCCGCTGTTCGGCATCGCGAACCAGCTGCTCGCCGCGGTCGCGCTGGCCGTCTGCACCACCTTGCTGATCAAGACCGGCCGGGCCCGGTACGCGTGGATCACGCTGGTCCCGCTCGCGTTCGACGCGGCGGTCACGCTCACCGCGAGCTACCAGAAGATCTTCTCGGACAACCCGAAGCTGGGCTTCTGGGCGCAGCGCACCCAGTACCAGGAGGCGCTGGACGCGGGGAAGACCAGCCTCGGCACGGCGAAGTCGGTGGAGGACATGCAGCAGGTCGTGTTCAACACGACGCTCGACACCGCGCTGACCGCACTGTTCGCCATCCTGATCGTCATCGTGCTGCTCGACTCGATCCGGGTGTGGGTCGCGGCACTGCGCGGCCGTCCGCTCGGTGGCGGGTCGGAGGACCCCTACGTCGAGTCGCGGCTCTGGGCGCCGTCCGGGCTGATCCCCACGAAGGAGGAGCGCGCCAAGCAGCGCGAGCTCGCCGGCTCCGGGACGTCCGGATGA
- a CDS encoding YbdD/YjiX family protein → MTRLRAVWQFLRELAGERDYERYLQHRAAHHPGEPVLSEREFWRERTDRQDRQPSARCC, encoded by the coding sequence ATGACCCGGCTGCGGGCGGTCTGGCAGTTCCTGCGCGAGCTCGCGGGGGAACGGGACTACGAGCGCTACCTGCAGCACCGGGCCGCGCACCACCCCGGCGAGCCGGTGCTGTCCGAGCGTGAGTTCTGGCGGGAGCGGACCGACCGGCAGGACCGGCAGCCGTCCGCCCGGTGCTGCTGA